One window from the genome of Populus alba chromosome 15, ASM523922v2, whole genome shotgun sequence encodes:
- the LOC118043954 gene encoding RPM1 interacting protein 13, whose protein sequence is MEVKEENETIKSAVIEITSSPSPDGTPIRPVFCLKKTNTEHIRKFDEIEDCFILDFDPSDIDTSLHRISTLSVSSFTDNGGCVDDLSVVAEKGQVACRDYPHSRHLCIKYPFDKTPHKSYCELCYCYVCDCAAPCKDWKDSKSAHCNASEKVGDWKEQRRLKRKEEMKLPKS, encoded by the exons ATGGAggttaaagaagaaaatgagacTATCAAATCAGCTGTAATTGAGATAACATCTTCACCGTCTCCAGACGGGACTCCCATCAGACCCGTATTTTgtttgaagaaaacaaacacgGAACACATTAGAAAGTTTGATGAGATTGAGGATTGCTTTATCCTTGATTTCGACCCTTCTGATATTGACACTTCTCTTCATCGTATCTCCACTCTCTCTGTCTCCTCCTTCACTGATAATGGTGGTTGTGTCGATGACCTCTCTGTTGTTGCTGAAAAAGGCCag GTGGCTTGTAGAGATTATCCACACTCAAGGCATCTTTGTATTAAATACCCATTTGATAAAACCCCACATAAGAGCTATTGTGAACTG TGTTATTGCTATGTTTGTGATTGTGCTGCTCCATGTAAGGACTGGAAGGATTCTAAATCAGCTCATTGCAATGCTTCAGAGAAAGTAGGTGATTGGAAGGAACAAAGGAGGttgaagagaaaggaagagatGAAACTTCCAAAGTCATAG
- the LOC118043953 gene encoding nascent polypeptide-associated complex subunit alpha-like protein 2: MSPGPVVEAEPAAVSTTEEVKSTVEETLQKKPPQNEDEPVVEDVKEDEKDDEDEDEDDEDEDDDDDTPGANGTSKQSRSEKKSRKAMLKLGMKPVTGVSRVTIKRTKNVLFFISKPDVFKSPNSETYVIFGEAKIEDLSSQLQTQAAQQFRMPDMSSMLPKSDASTAAATAPPEEEEEEVDDTGVEPRDIDLVMTQAGVSRTKAVKALQTNNGDIVSAIMELTT; this comes from the exons ATGTCACCCGGTCCCGTCGTTGAGGCTGAACCCGCCGCCGTCTCCACCACCGAGGAGGTCAAGTCAACTGTGGAAGAGACTCTGCAAAAGAAGCCTCCTCAG AACGAGGATGAGCCTGTTGTGGAGGACGTGAAAGAAGATGAGAAGGACGATGAGGATGAGGACGAGGATGATGAGGACGAGGACGACGATGATGACACCCCCG GTGCTAATGGGACTTCAAAGCAGAGCAGAAGTGAGAAGAAGAGTCGCAAGGCAATGTTGAAGCTTGGCATGAAACCTGTTACTGGTGTTAGCAGGGTCACCATCAAGAGGACCAAAAAT GTACTCTTTTTTATCTCAAAGCCAGATGTCTTCAAGAGCCCAAATTCTGAGACTTATGTCATATTCGGAGAGGCTAAGATAGAGGATTTGAGCTCTCAGCTGCAGACACAGGCTGCTCAGCAGTTTAGGATGCCAGACATGTCATCTATGTTACCAAAATCAGATGCTTCTACTGCAGCTGCTACAGCACCaccagaggaagaagaggaagaagtcgATGATACTGGGGTGGAGCCTAGGGACATTGATCTGGTTATGACACAGGCTGGGGTTTCTAGGACCAAGGCTGTCAAGGCTCTCCAGACAAACAATGGGGACATTGTCAGCGCAATCATGGAGCTTACTACTTAG
- the LOC118043952 gene encoding peroxidase 5-like produces MMISSKKLTQLSVVCWVAVLFFQSVQSQLQVGFYRNSCRRAELIVRNAVRDGINKDRGVAAGLVRMHFHDCFVRGCEGSVLLDSTSSNTAEKESPANNNSLRGYEVVDDAKAKLEAECRGVVSCADILAFAARDSFDLTGGISYDVPAGRRDGTVSLAAETSDLPPPTFNVDQLTQSFAKKGLSQEEMVTLSGGHTIGRSHCTSFSNRLYSFNGTNSQDPSLDATYAASLKQKCPQASTDPNLVVPMDTITPTISDVNYYRDILANRGLFTSDQTLLSNTATASQVNSNSRSPLGWKRKFAAAMVKMGRVEVLTGNAGEIRANCRVINS; encoded by the exons ATGATGATCAGTTCCAAGAAGCTAACTCAGCTATCTGTAGTTTGTTGGGTggctgttttgttttttcaaagtgtCCAATCTCAGCTTCAAGTAGGGTTTTATAGAAATTCATGCAGGAGGGCTGAGTTGATTGTGAGAAATGCTGTTAGAGATGGTATCAACAAGGATAGAGGTGTGGCTGCTGGCCTTGTGAGAATGCACTTTCATGACTGTTTTGTTAGG GGCTGTGAAGGTTCTGTGCTTCTCGACTCCACCTCATCAAACACAGCAGAAAAGGAGTCTCCTGCCAACAACAACAGTCTGCGTGGTTATGAAGTCGTCGACGATGCAAAGGCTAAACTGGAAGCCGAATGTCGAGGAGTCGTTTCATGTGCTGATATTCTGGCATTTGCAGCAAGGGATAGCTTTGATTTA ACTGGAGGGATTAGCTATGATGTTCCGGCTGGAAGAAGAGATGGCACAGTTTCGCTAGCCGCAGAGACTTCAGACTTACCTCCTCCCACCTTCAATGTTGATCAACTCACTCAAAGCTTTGCAAAGAAGGGTTTATCACAAGAAGAAATGGTCACACTATCCG GAGGACATACCATCGGTCGTTCACATTGCACTTCCTTCAGTAATAGATTATACAGCTTCAATGGAACAAATAGCCAAGACCCAAGCTTGGATGCCACATATGCAGCCAGTTTGAAGCAGAAGTGCCCACAAGCTAGTACAGATCCTAACTTGGTGGTTCCGATGGACACTATTACTCCAACCATTAGTGATGTAAATTACTACAGAGATATCCTAGCAAACCGAGGCTTGTTCACATCAGATCAAACTCTCTTGTCAAACACGGCAACAGCAAGTCAAGTGAATTCGAATTCGAGGAGTCCCTTAGGCTGGAAGAGAAAGTTTGCTGCAGCAATGGTAAAAATGGGCCGAGTTGAAGTTTTGACTGGTAACGCCGGAGAGATTAGGGCAAACTGTAGGGTGATCAACAGCTAA
- the LOC118043951 gene encoding peroxidase 5-like, with the protein MSSKKLSRPCLVCWVVVFLFCTQSVHSQLEVGFYRSSCKLAEFIVKSAVRDGFNKDRGVAAGIVRMHFHDCFVRGCESSVLLDSTPSNKAEKDSPANNPSLRGFEVIDNAKARLETECKGIVSCADILAFAARDSIEITGGFGYDVPAGRRDGTVSLASEVLTNLPPPTFNVDQLTQNFANKGFSQEEMVTLSGGHTIGRSHCSSFSNRLYNFNGTTSQDPTLDATYATSLKQTCPQGSTDLSLVVPMNPGSPATTDAGYYIDILANRGLFTSDQTLLTNAATATQVNINARNSILWRRKFAAAMQKMGKLDVLTGNAGEIRVDCRVINS; encoded by the exons ATGAGTTCCAAGAAGCTAAGTCGGCCATGTCTAGTTTGCTGGGTTGTTGTTTTCCTGTTCTGTACTCAAAGTGTTCATTCTCAGCTTGAAGTAGGGTTTTATAGAAGTTCATGCAAGTTGGCTGAGTTCATAGTCAAAAGTGCAGTTAGAGATGGTTTCAACAAGGATAGAGGAGTGGCTGCTGGTATTGTTAGAATGCACTTTCATGATTGTTTCGTTAGG GGCTGTGAATCATCTGTGCTTCTTGACTCCACTCCCTCAAACAAAGCAGAAAAAGACTCTCCTGCCAACAACCCTAGTCTGCGAGGCTTTGAAGTCATTGACAATGCAAAGGCTAGACTAGAGACCGAATGCAAGGGAATCGTCTCATGTGCTGATATTCTCGCATTTGCAGCAAGAGACAGCATTGAGATA ACTGGAGGTTTTGGCTATGATGTTCCTGCGGGAAGAAGAGATGGCACAGTTTCACTTGCTTCAGAGGTCTTGACAAACTTACCTCCTCCCACATTCAATGTCGACCAACTCACTCAAAATTTTGCAAACAAGGGTTTCTCACAAGAAGAAATGGTTACCCTCTCTG GAGGACACACCATCGGTCGATCGCATTGCAGTTCCTTCAGCAACAGATTATACAACTTCAATGGAACAACGAGCCAGGACCCAACCTTAGATGCTACGTATGCAACAAGTTTGAAGCAGACGTGTCCGCAAGGCAGTACAGATCTTAGCCTGGTGGTGCCGATGAACCCTGGCAGTCCAGCCACTACTGATGCAGGCTACTACATTGATATCTTAGCAAACCGAGGCTTGTTCACATCAGACCAAACTCTCTTGACAAATGCAGCAACTGCAACTCAAGTGAATATTAATGCAAGAAATTCCATTCTTTGGAGGAGAAAGTTCGCAGCTGCCATGCAGAAGATGGGCAAACTTGATGTCTTGACCGGGAATGCGGGAGAGATTCGGGTTGATTGTAGGGTCATCAACAGTTAG